The DNA segment ggggtagggtggggtctCAAATTTCTGGAGCAGAAGCCCTGAAAGTCAGGCCAGATATGGCTATGTCCTCTCAAGTATGTACACTCTCCTCTCCCAGCACTGCAACCCTTGCCACAGAGGGACAAGAGGAGCATGTTCTggttaggaaaaagaaaggagcAAATCTACAGGCTGGCTGCTTACAGAGGTCCAGGCTACCTCCAACTCACCATCTGTGACAGCATCAGCAGTAGCATCTCTTGCCCTGCTTAAACATAGCTTCTGGTCTTAGACCTCTTGGTCCCTCACAGCTGATCACTTCCCCAAGCCTTTGCTATCCCTGCCCTGTTGAAGAGGGGTGCTATTGGGCAGGTGAGGCCCTCATGGGCTCTGGGCATGTACTGGGTCATCTGCTGTGGCAGTCGGGCCTCCATCAGAGATCAGGACTTCTCCTGATACGCTGCCTATGTAAGTGCCCTCCATGAGCATGGCCCCGGCTCTCCCACCCAGATGCCGCCCTGGGCCAGATGCACCTCTGTTAACAACATCCCAGCTCTCTGCCTCATCATGGAAGCCCCTGCTCCAGTGCAGAGCAGCCACACGAAGTAAGCAGGGCATGTCTAGGGGTGGGCAGTTGTGGGGAAAACAGGCATCCACAAATGCGGTCTCAATCTGTCCTCTTCATTGTGACTTGGGAGCAAGCCCCTGAGCACATGCTCCTGGAGGGTGAGGCCAGGCTTCCCACAGACCTCCTCTTAGTCCACATGGCCCTGCAGCCAGCTAAGGGTGTTTCTCTTCCCTGTGTCAGACCCCAGGACTTGTGTGTCCAATATATGGCTCGAACCACTCACACCCAGGGCATATCTCCAACCGTGTAGTCTCCCTTATATTCTGAGTCCTCTCCCATGGGCACAGGTCAGGACTTGAATGATCATTTTCCCTTTCTATCCTATTCCCTGTCAATCTTTCTTTGAGAGTAGGTTTAAgaatctttctgcattttctgatTAGTTTTTTGAACTAATTGTTCTACATGAtgatgtatactttttttttcttttttttaattcgaGTATctttgatttaccatgttgtgttttaggtgtacatcaaagtgattcagctttacatatacatgtatttgggcttcccactTGACTAAGTtgttaaagaatcagcctgcaatgaaggagatgtgggttcaatccccgggttgggaagatatacTCAGAGGgtcatgacaagccactccagtattcttgcctggagaatctcatggacagaggagcctagcaggctacagtccatagagtcacaaagagtagggcacatcTGAAGCAACGGAGCTTGCCCAGGCGCATACATATGGCTATTCCtttacaaattctttttccatttatgttgTTACAGAATGTCTCACAGAGTTgtctgtggttttgtagtaggtccttgttggttatctattttataaatactggtgtctatatatatgttaatccccaacTCCCAATGTATCCCTCCCGCACAActtcccatttggtaaccatcagtttgGCTTCCATGTGGATGTGTTTTTGATGTTCTTTGGGGGAGGCAGTTTAATCGTTTGAAGTAGTcctacttttctatttttgcttttgttgcctatgcttttggtgtcacataCCTAAAATCACATCTAAGACCAATGTTTACAACTTCTCCaggatgttttcttctagttgatTTGTAGTTTCAGATCttgcatttaaatctttaatcaacTCTGAGTTTAGTTTTTTATATGGTATAAGGTAAGGGTTCAATTTCAAActtctgcattcagatttctacTTGCCCACGGCAATTAATTGAAGAGATGGCGAAGTGAAATTTAATCATGACCATCTCAAGGCAGAAATGAGGGACAGGCCTATAGGAAAGGCACTGGGGTGAGGGACTTGACCAGGAGCATGTAAAGTTTGGGGACTCCCACTTGATTCTGGCTGATATGTGGATGTGATCCTGGGCAGATGGGTTCTGACTCTTGGCATATAGATTTGCTCTTGACTTCTGCCAAGCCAGAGAAGCCTCTGGGCCAGCAGTATTGTGCTCTTATCATGAATCCATGGGCACTGCTTTGGCTTTTGCATTTGGTGTCATGCAATTGGGTGGTCTTAATATAAAGACATAGAGTTCCTCTTGACTACTGATAAAATAAGCTTCTCTTTTAAGCTCCTTTGACTTCTGATCCACTCTCTACTTTATggattttactatattttcaaaCAGATTCTTAGACATACTTGGCAGAAGAGAGTGATACAGTCTTAGATAATCCAACTTCTGGTAACATTTTATGTCACCACACTGCTGATTTCTAATCCGTTTACCTCTCTGGCATGCATGTCTGATAAGATACATTCTCAAAAATCTATTATACAAGCTGCATGTAATAAACTGCAACTGATTagagaacatgaaaaaaattaatactcaagagaatgataaagaaaatttcctttgGAGGTGACCATTAGGCTGGCCTCAGATGGTTGCTAGTTTCTGCGTCACAGAAGATAGGATGGACACAGGCATAGAGGAAAGTAGAAGGTCTTGGGGAAATCATTGTGTTAGTCAATAGAGGTTGTTATGGACACAGCTAGAGAGGTCAGTTGGCATCTATTCATAGGGAACCTGTATAAGTGGAAGTATAAAGAGTTTCTACTACTCTTTGAAAGTGCTAATGAGCAAAACCCCCTCCAATAAAACACAGCTTTTGCAATAGGACTTGACATGTCTGAATCACAATATACCCTCCTTTTCCAGGAGAGTTACAGGCGTCTGATATTGATTTATTGTTGTTGATCTACTTGGACATACCCTTTCTCAACTCATGacttattatttgtttttctcttttaaccctAAGTGTCTTTGGATCCTTTTTAAACTCTATGCATCCTCACTTCTCTCTGCAAGGTGGCAGTATATCCATGGATATTAACATATATACCAGTGGCACTTTAGGGAAACAAGGGCCTCTAACATCCACTTTGGGTCCACCTCAGGACTTTCCTGATAACTCAGCTgggaaagattctgcctgcaaagctggagacatcagttcaattcttgggtagggaatatgtgctggagaagggatcagctacccactccagtattccttggcttcccttgtggctcagctgctgaagaatccgcctgcaatgtgggagacctggatttgatcccagggttgggaagatcccctggagtaaggaaaggataaccactccagtattctggcctggagaattggaGTCaccaacagtcggacacaactgagcaactttcactttcagctcttCAGGCCTAGCAATCTGTTACCTTCTGCTAACAGCAagttatggggaaacagtggaaacagtgtcagactatattttggggggctccaaaatcactgcagatggtgactgcagccatgaaattaaaagatgcttactccttggaagaagagttatgaccaacctagatagcatattcaaaagcagagacattactgtgccaactaaggtccatctagtcaaggctatggtttttcctgtggtcatgtatggatgtgagagttggactgtgaagaaagctgagcaccaaagaactgatgcttttgaactgtggtgttggagaagactcttgagagtcccttggactgcaaggagttccaaccagtccattctgaaggagatcagccctgggatttctttggaaggaatgatgctaaaactgaaactccactaatttggccacctcatgcgaagggttgactcattggaaaagactctgatgctgggagggattgagggcaggaggagaaggggatgaccgaggatgagatggctggatggcatcactgactcaatggacatgagactgagtaaactctgggagttggtgatggacggggaggcctggcgggctgggattcatggggttgcaaagatttggagacaactgagtgactgaactgaactgaacagtaagtATTTCAGTAAGTCCCACAACAGGGCATTAAACTGTGCTAGTGTTAAATGGTGAATAATATACACAGATCTGGAATCACAGCACCGACCTATAGGTAGACATAAGGTCTCTCTGTCCACTTCATCGTGGTAGCTGTTTTAACTGATTAATTTTCAGCAGGCAGGAATGATAGTTCTCCCACTTCCTTTGAAAGGACCACAAACCCGGGGTCTCCTTCACTCTTAATGATTTTAAATCACATTCAGTGACTGACTTTGAATCATCATCTGTGTCTCTCAGGAGTTAAAGGGCCAGAAAGATTTAATCAGGGAGCTGCAATCCAAATAAAAGATGCCATATCATTAACTTAACATCTGAACTCCACTCTATTGATGCTGATGGTAAAactctgtcttttcattgtttctaGAATGTTTTCTGAAGACACACGGGACTCCTCTGGTAGAGACTTTGCCTTATACAACTCCATATTAGATTGACTACTACTTCaacttatttaaacatttaaaaatgaaagttaacacCAAATAAGATCCCACACTCTTATTTTTAAACCACAAAACCTTGTAGAGCTTAGACTAACAAAAGACTTTATTGGGGAAGAATGTTTTATGGCTGtagttatttagaaatactaGGGGATAATGATAAATATAAGACCAGCTTGTACTCAGTCTTATGTTAATACTTGTATCAAAAGTCTCTGTCCTGACTTCTTTggctgtccaggggttaggactccatgctttcactagaaggggaaccggttcaatccctggtcagggaactaagatcccacaaactgcatggtGCCCACCACCCAAAAAAATTATCTGTGTGTGGTGATCCTGATTGTCATCTGCACCGGGATTTGGGCCAGCTCCACTGCCCTGCCCTTGGGAACACACTGCTCCCACcaatttcttaggaaaacagtGGCCTAATTGATATTTGGTCTGTTCCCTCCAAACATTATTTTAATCCTTGGGAGTGCTGGTTGTGGGTGTTAGTTGCATCAGCATTTTGTGCCTCCTGAGCACCTTTAGCTGACAGCAAAGGTGAGTGATGCAACAAAGCCCATTATGACGTAAGTGGCCAGGATGTGatttctgcctgcctctctcaggGGAAGTATGACATTCACCATCCCCATGTGAAACCCTCTTCCCATCTGGGTTCTGGCAATCTAGACCCTCATGTCATTCCACACCCCAAACAACGGCAGTAACACCACACCACTACTCCTTGCCGCTGAGATCAATTGATAAGCGGGGTTAGCCATCTTCGGCGCAGACTCCTGACCCAGTCCAGGCCTCTCCTCACTGGCTAACTGGGGACCTCAGGGTCTGTCCCCCAATCTCTCGGGACCTCGCACCCCTCCCCACTTAGGTGCCGACCTCTTttattccctccctcccttcccatcagaaaattcacacacacacaaatatcatcttttcaccctttgatgtttattttaatcgCAGCCATCAGTTTACTAGGTTAGTGTGAGAGTCAGCCTTTTCCTGGTTAAccatttctaagaaagcagaCCACTGGAGACACAATTCTAAACTGTCTGAccttttctattcagttacaGGCTGCCCAGGTtgtacttctccagggtctctcatTCTGGGGTGGCTGAGcttatcttctcttttgattctgccCCCTTCGTTGACTCTGACTCATATTTTGGTACCTCTTTTGGCTTTGGTTCAGTTTCTCGCGTACACGGGAACGGAGAAAAGAGTTTggttctcttgttttcttcaccTTCTTCGACGGAGTGGCGTACGATcggattttctttctcaaggttcctTTTAGAGGTCTTCTGACCCTCATGGTCATATTTCGTGCCTTGAAAGACAAGAGAAGGGTATGAGTTTTGAGGAAAGAGTATAACAACTGAGTTGGAAAGGAGACTTCATGAAAAGGGAGGTGGCCTGATGAGGACTTTTGCGCCAGGCAAGGGCAGTGTAGAGGTCTTGGGCACCAAAGTCAATGGAGAACCTGGGGAGTGTCGATGGAATCATCTTACCTTCACGCTGCCTCTGTATCTCCGTTGCCAGagggtcttctttcttcctttcttcctcgaAGCAAACCGCACTGCAACTCTTCTTGGCTGCCGTGGCTTCCTGGTTCCCTTAGCCATGATGACACCATGAAGTGGCCTAACCCAGaatctctgcctctgacctcccTATATATACCTTCCCAGGACAATGAGGAGCCACACCCTTCACTCTGATTGGTCCGC comes from the Ovis aries strain OAR_USU_Benz2616 breed Rambouillet unplaced genomic scaffold, ARS-UI_Ramb_v3.0 scaffold_110, whole genome shotgun sequence genome and includes:
- the LOC121818461 gene encoding spermatid nuclear transition protein 3-like; this encodes MAKGTRKPRQPRRVAVRFASRKKGRKKTLWQRRYRGSVKARNMTMRVRRPLKGTLRKKIRSYATPSKKVKKTREPNSFLRSRVREKLNQSQKRYQNMSQSQRRGQNQKRR